The genomic interval AAACAACGGATTGAAAGCCACCATGAATCTGCCTACCTTTCCCCCTCTTCGATCTCGGTTATGCACTGGAGGATCTCCAGTTCATCGGCGTCGAACCAGATCAGACCACATGTCCAGCATTCATCGATCTCAACGTGGTGCGCGTAGCTGTAGAACTTATGCACCATTGGTTTGCCGCATTTCGGGCAGTTGCGCGGTTGAGCCGTGGCGATGCGGAGCTCGCATTTGTAACCGTGCTCTTTCGACTGTTTCCTGATGACGTCGGCCAGGTGCTGAACCCTTTTTGAGAAACCTTTTTCCTTGCGCGTGATTATGCGGGGGATCTTGTCGCGCTCGACCAGAATGCCCCGGCAGAACGCGCATTCTGACACGTACATCCCTTCGTATGGCAGTACGATCAGCCATTGCCGGCACAGCGGGCACAGCCGCCTGATCTTCCACATCGGTTCTTTTCTGACTTCAAAGAAAAAAGTGAGTGCCGGGACCTCCACGGCGGCGATTACCTCGGTGCTGCCGTCCACGCGTAGCCTGGTCTCAGGGATGAGCCAATCCAAGCCCATAAGCTGGAGCATTGAGAACGGCCCGTACCATTCGTCATTTTTCTCGGCATAGAATACGGGACCGGTCTCTGGTATGTCGGCCTCGGTCTTGACCGTGATCTTTTTCTGGATCTGTTCGGTCAGCTGACTTATCTCGCCATGGCCCAGGTCAAGCAGGACTTGGAGCCGCTTGGTGAAAGGCGGGTGCGTGGAAAAAAGGGTCGGCCAGAAACCTTCGGATTCTTCCATAAGGTTGTGCTCAGGGCTCATGATGAAGATCGCGGACAGCCGGTCGCCGCTGTAACCGGCGCCGCGCCAGCGCAGGGCGATCTTGTACAGCGCGCTCGCCAGGCTCATCGGATCGCGGCTCAGCCTTGCTGCCGCGGCATCAGCCCGGTATTCCTTTTCCCTGGAAATGAACATGTTAAGCAGCGAACCAAAACACTCGAAAACGAACAGCGCCAGCAGAACGGGCATGGATGCCGCCACTGCGGAACTCGCCCGGCGCTGATTTTGCTCTCCGCGGTCAAAGGACGCTAATTGTGGAGCCCGTGCCAGCGCTTCTTCGTATACGTTAAACAGCGAGCAGACGATAGTCGTCAGGAGACAGTCGCCGGAGACGATGTGCGCCATTTCGTGCGCCACCACGGACTGCAGTTC from bacterium carries:
- a CDS encoding zinc metalloprotease HtpX, with the protein product MAETIKTFWDIEKEKTWRIYAVFSFLLLIHFIFIWVAWLIVKLVLSNRLFLTWQAMKFSLFDWDTVIVMLVALIVTWFHWYHSNKIVVDKILGCLGVRHPDKHDNYHHVFENVVDELQAAAGGLQVERYVIPTGAMNAFALADLSGRMVIGVTEGLISRLKREELQSVVAHEMAHIVSGDCLLTTIVCSLFNVYEEALARAPQLASFDRGEQNQRRASSAVAASMPVLLALFVFECFGSLLNMFISREKEYRADAAAARLSRDPMSLASALYKIALRWRGAGYSGDRLSAIFIMSPEHNLMEESEGFWPTLFSTHPPFTKRLQVLLDLGHGEISQLTEQIQKKITVKTEADIPETGPVFYAEKNDEWYGPFSMLQLMGLDWLIPETRLRVDGSTEVIAAVEVPALTFFFEVRKEPMWKIRRLCPLCRQWLIVLPYEGMYVSECAFCRGILVERDKIPRIITRKEKGFSKRVQHLADVIRKQSKEHGYKCELRIATAQPRNCPKCGKPMVHKFYSYAHHVEIDECWTCGLIWFDADELEILQCITEIEEGER